The genomic stretch ATACATCCCTTAATGCATCCATACCCTTACATAAGTGCAAATACAACATATTGTTCAACAGCAAGCTAGAACCCCCCAACCTCCATACCCTGCCTGCCCCCTTTGAATAAACTCATTCATCGGCTGTAACTGTCATCAGAAGAAGGAGAAGAGTCAAGCTCTCGAAGCCTTTCTTCTCTAAGCTTGTCTTCGTGTAGGGGCTCTAAATGATCACAATAAACATCCAGAATCCTGAGGTACTCATGCTGTCCTTCTGGGAGGTTCACAATTCTCCTACTCGCACGGCATATATCCACCACTGCATCCCAGGACAAGACATTTCGGATCCTTTCAAATAGAAGGACCACCTCATTAGTCAGCTGTTTCAGTTCCTCCCGTTTATCGGAAACCATTCCTGCAACAGACCAAACATACGAACGTTTCATGAAACTGGTAGTTGCAAATCACAACAAACCTAACTCCTATGTATACTGCAACTTACTATTTGAGACGACACCACCCAGGATTGGAGCGTGAGATGGACCTGGAATATTCACGAAAAGAGGCCGCTGAAGTTGGAGCGCCGGGTCTTGGCCAGTCAACATACCCCACACGGCGGTTGGTGCCAAAACAACATCTAAACGCTGAAATAGTTTTGGAGCCTCACCCAATATGCGATGAATCTTATCCTGTATACCCTGAACTATAGACGCGGTGCTGCTCATCTTTCCTACAATACCCAGAACTCATAAACTAAGGCATAGAAATGCAAAACTCATAAACACTAAACCCAGAAATACAATACCCAGAAATTCAAAACacagaattaaactaattaaaacccAAATATTCAAAACCCAGAAATAACCTAATTTAATAGCCATCAATTACAAACACGGAAATTGAAAACCCAGAAATCAGAATGACCAAAATTAATCTAATTCAATGCCCATCAATTATAAACCAAGAAATTAGggtaaaaaacaaagaaaaattttCGAGCAAtgattaatactccctccacaaacctattttcaccccatttgctTTTGGGAGGTCAAAGTTTCCGAACTTTGACCGTAAATAAGTTGGACAATAAAAATTATTAGAGTATAAAACAAAAACATTTACACTTATTTTCATGACAtctttcacgaaaaaaaaaattcaagaaaaaaaattaacatatagACTTCGAAAAACACGGTCAAAGTGTCGTCTTAAAAACCGCAATAAagcaaatggggtgaaaataggttTGTGGAGGGAGTAATGAATTTCACGACATAAATCAAAATAACAGAAATCAAACAATAGCCTACAAACAAATTAGAAATCTGAGATTGAAGGACAACTTACATAGTTACATACATTACAGCAGTGATAGATGGTGATGGATGAACAATAGCCTACAAACAAATTAGAAATCCCGTTTAATTTGGATTATTGCgtaaatttaagggaatttttaaggacaaaatttgggggaaatttCGAATGAAATTAGGTTAAGAGGTGAAATGGGGAAAGTAAATGAAGAGGCATAGGAAAATTGGTAGTTATAAACGCGGGGGTATTTTcgtcaattaatcaagtttttcCCCTGAAAATGGCCCTGGGTGCAATTTATAACctgagctattaacttgggtgtaaattacaaaaaaaaaattgacgtgggagtaaatgtaaaaatgtgcATTTAACGTGGGTGTATTTGATAAATTACTCTAAATTCTGGATGATGGAGATGAGTACTCATATATGGTCAGTAAAGACAAAAAAATGCAAATTAACATACAATTCCTCTCCTTATTTATACTACCTATACACATTGCCATATTTTTGTCTACAATTATATAGCGCCTTTGTAGCTCCCGACAGAAGCCATGCTACCGGCATGCTTGTAAACGAAAGGCTCACCTAAGAGAAGGCCTTTGGCACAGTAAGCCTTACCGCCATCCTGTTTTCCGATGTTGAAGAATAGTTCTACTAAATATTTGCCTTCTCTTTCAGCAACCTGAGCCAGAGCAGGAAGCACCTTCCTTCCAGTTTGCTCCCTGAAACCAGCGCAAATACATCTTGCACTGAAGGAACCCTCAACCAATCAATTCCTATCCTGAATCATTCAACATGAGTTATAAGTTTCGTCTGTCGTATTTACTGATACAATTAATTTCTGAAAAATGAACATGAGTTATGTAAGGCACCTTCCTCCAGGGTACTTGGAAAGTTTCAGAGATTTTACAAACTCGGAGGGACCCACACCGGTAGACCAGACCATGTTACATGTGATTTCCGATTTTTTTCAACATGATTCGTAGATGCATAACTCTCTTCAGTGCAATTTTCAAATAATGAAGGGTGGAAGATTATTTTACACACGTTCTTTAACAGGTTTCTTCTCATAATTCGGGCAAAGCCTTTACTGTAGATGCTTTTCGGTATGGTGCTCTGCTTACTTTCTTACCCACTTTCATGCCGATCATTATGGCGGCTTAAGCAAGGGATGGTCACATGGCCGTATCTATTGCACCCCTATCAGTCCTTTGATTGGCCCGCCGCATTTGTCCAAAAGTCTCTGCTCAGATGGCAAGGATACCCCTCTTCATGTTCTTCCTATGTCATCTTTGCGACATGAGGTGATATTCAGGACTTGGACCTCACATTTTCACTGTTAAGGCTGAACTCAATGAACACATCTCTAACAATGTTGTACGCTTTCTTATTTTATACTGCAAGACCCTGAAGAACTACTTGAAGACATACCAGGACCGTTTTACTGCAAGGTAAAAGTATTAATAGGAAGACCGAAATTTGTATCAATATTCTAATGTATTTTGTGGAAGCATACTGTGGAGAACTGGAGATGCATGCCTTAGTTTTTACTCCAACAATTCTAATGCATGCAATTGACGGAACTTTGTGGCTACTGACTAATGCATTGTCTCCCGTAATTTAAACAAatgtatgaaaatgaaatggatTAGTTTTCCAATGAGGTCCGACAATTGAAGGATGAAATATTGTTGATTGATGCAATTTCGACCCATGATCGCCTTTCCTCCAAGGATTATATCAAACCCCCATCATATCCTTAGTGCCTTACAAATTCTACAGCTTGGTCTTACACTGCAACTCTTTTACATAGTATAGATACTAGTACTAGAGAATGGACATCTAAGAAACACCAGTGGATCGATCACCGACCACCTGCAATTTCCGCAGCTAGTTTGCCTTTTTTGCTTTTGTGTGTAATCTTCAGACGAATCTCCTTGATATTTCTCCCTTCTCCGAGAATAACCTCAAAGTCCAGCTTGTCTCCAATCTTTACTTTAGTTTTTTTCCAAAGCTCATTAAATCCTTGACCTCCCAAGCGAAATCTGGCGGTTATTTTACGCAAGACTGACTCTACAACGCACCCCTTCTCCTCGCGCAGAGTTACCTTCTGAGGCAGTCCGTGCTCACATGCCTCGATCACAGCCTTGGGTAAATCCTGCGATGGTTCAACATTAGCAATTTGTGATATTGTCTTCGCTTTCTTAattatatatactccgtatttggTATAATGCATAAATTAACACACTCAAATAGTCACAATTTTAGCATCATTTTGAGTAATATAGTTACACTGTGAACATCCGACATCATTTTCCAAATGAGGAATCATTAAATGTATACTTCAGTTTCACAATAGTCGTTAACTGAATGCTCATTGATAATAATTTCCTTCATATCAGATTTTAGATTCGTTGTACTCATGTTTGTTATATACAGTAGTGAATTGCAGTAGCGACTCGCCAATGCAATCCTGAATGCAATCTAATTTTGGAAGTCTAAGAAAAACCTTGTATTTCCAACATACGGTGCTTAGATTGTGTACACCCGACCCACAACCCTGCAATCCTACATAAGTGCGAGTCTTTAATATACCAGgataatgttgttgatggagtGTGTTATAGCCAATACTCAAATAGAAAACCAAAGCATGAAACTCAACAACGATGACGACATTACCCCATTGTCTTAAGGGCTCCCGTAAATTGTGGGTATGAGAGGTCGGATGTACACAGTCATACCAATATTCCACAAAacagagtttttttttttctcagtaGGCAGATTGAAACTTTATAACTAAGTAGATAggcaaaattttcataaactatGCTCCCAAATTTGAGTCCTTACCACATAAAACTTATTATAAGGCTTATAAATCTTACTGAACTGCAAGGTTTGCGGAACATCATCTTTTCCTAAGCTCGCAGCAGCTTCCGTAGTCACACCTACCAGATAAAGAACATTAGTTTCTTCTCTTATACAAATCCGTAACAAGTTGTATCGAAATTTATAAACGCTTTAGGTAATTAATAGGCTTCAAACAATTAGTGTACCTGTGTTCACAGGCTCTTCCTTGATAACCCCATCAATGCCGAAGACCTTAACGTGGAAGTCAGACTTATTAAGCGGCTTAAACACTAAGAAGTCTCCTCGGACCAACGAATGGTTTCTCACGTATTCATTCCAGCCTTTTGTCATGTATACGCGGCCATCTTGAACAACTTCAAGCTTAACTTTCCAAAGTTTCCCTTGCAAATTCCACAATTTGACCACCTTTGGAATGCATCCATTGAAATATTTGATAAATGGTGGTGGTATCAGCTGCATTATGACCATGTTCAAAGCAATTAAAGCAAATTAGACATTTCCGAAAAATGAAAGAGCATCTTCGATAGAGTTTGAATGAGACAATTTCACAATAGAATGGAACAATAtatgaaaggtaaacaaatgatggaGACGGAACATACCAGTTTGTTAGAGTTGTGCTCAGGGAGATATAATTTGAAGAATGAAGGAGTTGGTTTGATCACCATGCTTAACTTGTCTCCTACAAAATAAACAACTTAAGTGCAGCACAGATGCATCAACTTTGTTTAAGAGAAGTTAAAGAAGAAAGAGGAAGAACATACCTTTGGAAGAAAGTGTAGTACTGACAAGATCACAAAATGGAGATTTTCTGAATGTCTTCACTTACCCCTCTGTACTCTGTACTACTCTCTGTACTACTCTGCACTTCTGACTTTTTGGTTGAATTATTAGGACGGTTAAAATTTTGAAGGCTATTAATGTTGGCTTGCGTTTCACCGATCATGTTTACGTCTTCATTACCGTAAATGCATCTTGTTCTTTACTTCTTTTTGCTTGATAACTTATATGTTTCGATGGTTTCTCGTGCCCATTTTACCGTACTCGAGCAACGCATTTCTATTACCAAAAGATGCAACATCACTTGTTGTAGTTCATTTTCTTTCCAAGACGCTCCGTCTCTTAATAAGGTTCACTTGTTACAATGAACAGAAATTAGGGATAGTAAGCATGTGTGATGAAAATGAAAGTTGAGAAATACTTGGGGTCACAACTTATAATGACCACTAAAaccagccaaaaaaaaaaaaggaataagGTAAAAGGTGAAGCTTATCGAGAAACGGCCTATTGTGAAAATAGAAAGAGTTTATCTTATTCAGAGATAGAAGTAGTATTATTTATGTTGGAACTTTCACATGGGTGTAATATTGCCAAAAGGATTCGATTATTGTAGGAACATTATTATACTTGCCACCGCAAAAAATTGAATGAAACTCCAGCTCTTATGCCAAAATAGCCGTTTAACTCAAGCTATTTTCCAAAACAACCGTTTTataaatctaattaccaaaatgaCCATGTAAATTATAAAATTGCCAAATTAAAGCCAAACTAAAAAAATTTCATCCAAACTAATCAAATTTATTATATtctctcaaaataatataaaaattatgaaaatattcTACAAAATTGAAAGATCGTAAATTAGTAATACCAAGTAATCATAATTATTTTCAGAAAATTAGCAAAACTATCAATTGGCCTATGAAattaattttgaatgaaggaatatGATTTTTTTAGAGTtcaaagttgaaaaaaaaaaacatgcacaaaaattaagaacaaCGTGCAATTTTATATACTAGTatgggtgcccggcttcgcccgggctaccaaCGGTAAATTTGCTATCGTAAAGTAATTTATCTATCCTACATGGgtagtatttgacccgtcgcaagtttgtgacggataaacctgtcacaaatgagaatatttttttatttaatgggttgacccctcccaagtttggctttttcattcgcaagagtcaggaatcgaacctctgaccacttgtttaagagatgagagcccttaccactcacaccagccaactttggttcACAAATGAGAATATGTGAATTATAATATGACAAGGATTCCTATATGTCAAACTTCACCCATGTCCGTCTTATATGACTTAGCAATTGGGTCTTTAGCAGGATTCCTAGGTTATGACTGGAAATAATTACACAATATATGGTACTAAAATTTGGTATGACTAAAAAATTGTTACACAATATTATTGCTAACGTCTTAACAAAAAAACGTAATATTTTTCCTTTCTCATATTGAATTTgggggctgatttatatcgacgacgttttagtaaatatcgacgacgtttttcataaaaaagacgatgACTGCCCTTatgactttctctctctaaaaaaaattctctcaaactcaactaaattcaaaacaaacaacaacaacaacaacaattaacaatatgtCTAATCTCGATTCAACGGTACGTAAACAACTTAATCATttgcttaatttttcaatttttttttgcgcATCGTTCATTCTATTCGATAATTGAATTAATTGACGTATTAACTTAGTAGTAGGGAATGTTTGAATTTGTTGCGTAATCTGAAAAATGTCCCCCAAAAGATGAACCATGGCCAAAGTTGGAAACCAACGTTCAGACCACGGCCCAAATGTTGGAAACCAACGTTTGCCACGGACCAAACAAAGGAATTccacgtttggccatggtccaaCGTTTGATTCccacgtttggccatggtccaaCGTTGGATTCcaatgtttggccgtggtcaaacgttggaaTTCAATGTTTGGCCGCAGTCAAACGTTGGATTTCATTGTTTCGCCGTGGTCAAATGTTGATTTTCATTGTTTGGCCGTGGATTAAAGTTGGTTTTCGTTGTTCGTCCGCGGTTGATCGATAGAAAGTAATGTTTGGCCGCGGTCGTTTGCTGGGTCTCGTGTTTTAGGCATGAATAAGTCGTTTTCTACtcgtttttacatgtttttctttcgttttacGCAATTTATGTAGTATATGattcctttttattgtcttactatAGTCGTTATTGTTTGTAACAGGAATCGTGGGAGGATTTTGGCGATAATCCAAttgattacaacccgttgttcgaGACTACTATAGATTTCGAAACGCGTGACGAAGCTTTCAATTGGGCTCAGAAAATCACATTCGAGAATGGGtttgctttggttaaagcaaataaCGGAGCTAAAAATAGGAAAAAGAACGGGTTGTTGGCAAGTTATTTTCGATGTAAAAGACATGGTAAACCAAAAGAAACGGACGATCTTGAAAAGCCAAGGAGGTCGCAGAAGTGTTCATGCAAGTTTCGTATTCGTGCCGTTCAAAATTTCGTGTCTAAAAATGATAAAGAGACGGTGGTGTGCAACATTCTAACCTCCGAGGGTGGTGGACTACACAACCACAACGTAGCCGTTTATAAGGACGGGGATCGGCACTTTGCGGGATTGGACGCGGAAGAGAAGGCATATGTTAGGCAACAAACATTGGCCGGGGTTCAACCGAGGGATATTAAAAATGGTCTTCATTTGAGATCCCCCGATAAACCTCAACCGTCAAGCACCCAACTGTATAATGAAACAAGGAAAATTAAGAAAGAAGAAATGGGTGAAAGAAACACCGCTTAGCAAATGTTGGCTCTAGCGGTGGCAGCGAAATACGTCCACTTCTACGAGATTGATTCCGAGGAGTCAAAAGAGTTGACTCACATTTTCATGGCTCATCctgaagcgattaagttgttcCGGGCTTATCCTTATGTGGTCCTCATGGATTCGACTTATAAAACCAACATTTACAAGAATCCACTCATTGAGATGGTTGGTGTGACACCCACGGGATCGTCCTTCTTAATTGCATGTGCGATGATTCCTACCGAGTCTGACGTGAATTACAAGTGGCTGTTGAGAAAGTTAGCTGCGATTTTAGATGCCACCGGAGTTGCGTCCCTGCCGTATTTGTCACCGACCGGGAATTGGGTTTGATCGGCGCTCTTGAGCAAGTATTTCCCGGTGAGCATTTGTTGTGTAGATGGCATGTGAACAAAGCCGTCAATGCAAAAGCCTTGACAACATTCAAAAGCGAAAGTATGAGGAAATTTGTCATCTCAAATGATGAAGATGGTTGGTTTAGGGTGATCAATTCGATTCGAGGAATCGTTTCAGCGTGCGTGGCGGTGTTTCCAACGTAAGTGGCCACAAATGGTGGATTATGTCGACAACTTGGGGTCAACACGCGGGGGAAGTTCGTTTTATGCTATACAAACGAGGTCTTACATTTTGGTAACACGGCAACTTCCCGTGTTGAGTCAGCACATTCTCTATTGAAGGCTTGGTTGAAGTCAAAGCATCTCACACTTGACTCCATGTGGTCCCGTATCCACGGCATGCTTGAAAGTCAACACTCGAAGATTAAGAAAGAACTCGAAGATGAATTGAGTAAACCAAGGAGAACATCTCGTACTTTCTCCTTATTGCAAGGAAACGTGTCTACTAAGGCCATAGAGTTAATGGAGAAAGAACTTACTAGAGGCCTTGATTTGGGTATCGGATTGAATGATCGATGCCGACACGTGATGCGAACGACTCATGGATTACCTTATGCATGCAATTTGGTATCTTTGCACGGAAAAGGTAGGAGGGTCCATCTCGAGGATATTCATGTCTTTTGGAAGACATTGGTGTATGATATTCCTCAACAAATGCCGAAAAATGACAGTGATTTATGGGAGGAATTAGTGGATGATATGAGGCACAGTGACCCGGTTAAACTAAGGGCGGCCATAGACTTGTTGCGTGATTTCCAGCACCCGGAGGACCAAGAGATTTTGCCACCCCCTATTAATGAGCACCCGAAAGGTCGTCCAAGAGGTTCAACCACTAGaaacaagtcgggttttgagcatGCAGAAAGGAAGTTCGGGACACCAAGTACTCACTGTTCAACAAATGCAGAGGTTCAACAAAGAATTGGTGATTTCGAATCGGGAACTCCGGTGCTCCTTTGGGAAGGAACTTTACCATTGGCTTTATATCAACATGGGTCAAACGGTGGGGTATACCTGAGGTTTTGTGGGGCCACTTCGATGGTTGGGTGGATGTTGGAGATGACGGTCATTGTGGATTCCGGGTAATATCGCACGCCGGCCGAGGCCAAGAGACAGATTATATAGTTATGCGGGAATGGTGTTCGAGGGAGATGAGGACCGACTCTATCTACGCAGAGTTATATGGAGGTTTTCAATCACCACTCGGCGGTATGTCGGGTTGGATTTAGCACTTCGACGAGTTGAGTTTTTCAAGAAATTAGTTGTGGGCGGGACCATTGGATGTGTAGCGACGATTTGC from Silene latifolia isolate original U9 population chromosome 2, ASM4854445v1, whole genome shotgun sequence encodes the following:
- the LOC141628921 gene encoding uncharacterized protein LOC141628921 — encoded protein: MSSTASIVQGIQDKIHRILGEAPKLFQRLDVVLAPTAVWGMLTGQDPALQLQRPLFVNIPGPSHAPILGGVVSNRMVSDKREELKQLTNEVVLLFERIRNVLSWDAVVDICRASRRIVNLPEGQHEYLRILDVYCDHLEPLHEDKLREERLRELDSSPSSDDSYSR
- the LOC141642483 gene encoding B3 domain-containing protein Os02g0598200-like isoform X1, which encodes MVIKPTPSFFKLYLPEHNSNKLLIPPPFIKYFNGCIPKVVKLWNLQGKLWKVKLEVVQDGRVYMTKGWNEYVRNHSLVRGDFLVFKPLNKSDFHVKVFGIDGVIKEEPVNTGVTTEAAASLGKDDVPQTLQFSKIYKPYNKFYVDLPKAVIEACEHGLPQKVTLREEKGCVVESVLRKITARFRLGGQGFNELWKKTKVKIGDKLDFEVILGEGRNIKEIRLKITHKSKKGKLAAEIAGGR
- the LOC141642483 gene encoding B3 domain-containing protein REM20-like isoform X2 encodes the protein MVIKPTPSFFKLYLPEHNSNKLLIPPPFIKYFNGCIPKVVKLWNLQGKLWKVKLEVVQDGRVYMTKGWNEYVRNHSLVRGDFLVFKPLNKSDFHVKVFGIDGVIKEEPVNTGVTTEAAASLGKDDVPQTLQFRFTQGCDRGM
- the LOC141637552 gene encoding uncharacterized protein LOC141637552 encodes the protein MLALAVAAKYVHFYEIDSEESKELTHIFMAHPEAIKLFRAYPYVVLMDSTYKTNIYKNPLIEMVGVTPTGSSFLIACAMIPTESDVNYKWLLRKWHVNKAVNAKALTTFKSESMRKFVISNDEDAHSLLKAWLKSKHLTLDSMWSRIHGMLESQHSKIKKELEDELSKPRRTSRTFSLLQGNVSTKAIELMEKELTRGLDLGIGLNDRCRHVMRTTHGLPYACNLVSLHGKGRRVHLEDIHVFWKTLVYDIPQQMPKNDSDLWEELVDDMRHSDPVKLRAAIDLLRDFQHPEDQEILPPPINEHPKGRPRGSTTRNKSGFEHAERKFGTPSTHCSTNAEVQQRIGDFESGTPVLLWEGTLPLALYQHGSNGGVYLRFCGATSMVGWMLEMTVIVDSG